From Pararhodobacter zhoushanensis, the proteins below share one genomic window:
- a CDS encoding molybdopterin oxidoreductase family protein encodes MNRQPIVDLSPPVSDEIRKTTCYMCACRCGINVHLKQGQVAYIEGNRDHPVNKGVLCAKGSAGIMQHLSPARLRKPLKRVGPRGSGEFKEIEWEEALSLATSWLKPLRDTAPEKLAFFTGRDQSQSFTSWWAQSYGTPNYAAHGGFCSVNMAAAGIYTMGGAFWEFGQPDWDRTKLFMIFGVAEDHDSNPIKMGLGKLKARGARVIAVNPVRTGYNAIADDWLAVTPGTDGLLILALVHELFRLGKIDLDYLIRYTNAPFLVNAAEGAEKGLFLRDGTGAPLVLDRRTGKPAAWNAPGVQPDPAAEWQGHKTVLRLMAARYLDPAHAPEAVAERCGIPAGRIRAVAAEIARVAFDEEITLNQPWTDFRGQRHETMVGRPVSFHAMRGISAHSNGFQTCRALHMLQILLGSVETPGGYRFKPPYPKPPEAHPRPHAGVTPGQPLDGPHLGYPLGPEHLLINDDGSAKRIDKAFTWENPLSAHGLMHMVISNAHAGDPYKIDTLFLYMANMAWNSSMNTAQVMQMLTDTDDSGAYVIPRIIYSDSYSSEMVAYADLVLPDTTYLERHDCISLLDRPISEPDAMADAIRWPVVEPDRDVRGFQSVLLDLGVRLGLPGMVREDGSARYRDYADYMTNHERRPGVGPLAGWRGDGTGKGRGAPNPDQIQRYIDNGGFFTAHVPQNAQFFKPWNAAYQEWIVARGLVDAPMPYLFNLYVEPLRRFQLAAEGHGDRQPPEPLRARIRQTLDPLPLWYPPFEDTLSDPAEYPLHALTQRPAAMYHSWGSQNAWLRQIHGMNPLFVPRKLWEEHGFAEGDWAWLTSPHGRIKLPVARMDALNPHTVWTWNAIGKRRGAWALDPKAPEAEKGFLLNHLISELLPEKGDGQRWSNSDPVTGQAAWFDLRVRIEKAPAHGPAEPALPPQASPVGRGPATVSRQTGAKA; translated from the coding sequence ATGAATCGCCAGCCCATCGTCGATCTGTCGCCTCCCGTCTCGGACGAGATCCGCAAAACCACCTGCTACATGTGCGCCTGCCGTTGCGGCATCAACGTGCATCTCAAGCAGGGTCAGGTCGCGTATATCGAAGGAAACCGTGACCATCCGGTTAACAAGGGTGTGCTCTGCGCCAAGGGCTCGGCGGGGATCATGCAACACCTCAGCCCCGCCCGGCTGCGCAAGCCGCTCAAGCGCGTCGGGCCGCGCGGATCGGGTGAATTCAAGGAAATCGAGTGGGAGGAAGCGCTGTCGCTGGCGACATCGTGGCTCAAGCCGCTGCGCGATACCGCCCCTGAGAAGCTCGCCTTCTTCACGGGACGCGATCAGTCGCAAAGCTTCACCTCATGGTGGGCACAAAGCTATGGCACGCCCAACTACGCCGCGCATGGCGGGTTTTGCAGCGTCAACATGGCGGCGGCGGGCATCTACACCATGGGCGGCGCGTTCTGGGAGTTCGGCCAGCCTGACTGGGACCGCACCAAGCTGTTCATGATTTTCGGCGTGGCCGAGGATCACGATTCCAACCCGATCAAGATGGGTCTGGGCAAACTCAAGGCGCGCGGCGCACGGGTGATCGCGGTCAATCCGGTGCGCACGGGTTACAACGCCATTGCCGATGACTGGCTGGCGGTGACGCCGGGCACCGACGGGCTGCTCATTCTGGCGCTGGTGCACGAGCTGTTCCGATTGGGCAAGATCGACCTCGACTATCTCATCCGCTACACCAACGCGCCGTTTCTGGTGAACGCCGCCGAGGGGGCGGAAAAGGGCCTGTTCCTGCGCGACGGCACCGGCGCGCCGCTGGTGCTGGACCGCCGCACCGGCAAACCGGCCGCGTGGAACGCCCCCGGCGTGCAACCCGACCCCGCCGCCGAATGGCAGGGCCACAAAACCGTCCTGCGCTTGATGGCCGCGCGCTACCTCGACCCCGCCCACGCGCCCGAGGCCGTGGCCGAGCGCTGCGGCATCCCCGCCGGGCGCATCCGCGCCGTCGCGGCCGAGATCGCCCGCGTGGCGTTTGATGAGGAAATCACCCTCAACCAGCCCTGGACCGATTTTCGCGGCCAGCGGCATGAAACCATGGTCGGCCGCCCGGTCAGTTTCCACGCCATGCGCGGTATCAGCGCGCATTCCAACGGTTTCCAGACCTGCCGCGCCCTGCATATGCTGCAAATCCTGCTGGGCAGCGTCGAGACCCCCGGCGGCTACCGCTTCAAGCCGCCCTACCCCAAACCGCCCGAGGCTCACCCCCGCCCGCACGCTGGCGTCACCCCCGGCCAGCCGCTCGACGGCCCGCATCTGGGCTACCCGCTGGGGCCGGAACACTTGCTGATCAATGACGATGGCAGCGCCAAACGCATCGACAAGGCCTTCACCTGGGAAAACCCGCTGTCTGCGCATGGGCTGATGCACATGGTCATCTCGAATGCCCACGCCGGTGACCCCTACAAGATCGACACGCTGTTTCTCTATATGGCGAACATGGCGTGGAACTCGTCGATGAACACGGCGCAGGTGATGCAGATGCTCACCGATACCGACGACAGCGGTGCTTACGTGATCCCGCGGATCATCTATTCCGACAGCTATTCGTCCGAGATGGTCGCCTATGCCGATCTGGTGTTGCCCGACACGACCTATCTTGAGCGCCATGACTGCATCAGCCTGCTCGACCGCCCGATCAGCGAACCCGACGCCATGGCCGACGCGATCCGCTGGCCGGTGGTCGAGCCTGACCGCGACGTGCGCGGCTTCCAGTCGGTGCTGCTGGATCTGGGCGTGCGGCTGGGCCTGCCGGGGATGGTGCGCGAGGATGGCAGCGCACGCTACCGCGACTACGCTGATTACATGACCAACCACGAGCGCCGCCCCGGCGTCGGCCCGCTGGCCGGCTGGCGGGGCGATGGCACCGGCAAGGGTCGCGGCGCGCCCAACCCGGACCAGATCCAGCGCTACATCGACAATGGCGGCTTCTTTACCGCGCATGTCCCGCAGAACGCGCAATTTTTCAAACCGTGGAACGCCGCCTATCAGGAATGGATCGTCGCACGCGGGCTGGTCGATGCGCCGATGCCCTATCTGTTCAACCTCTACGTCGAACCCCTGCGCCGCTTCCAACTGGCCGCCGAAGGCCACGGCGACCGGCAACCGCCCGAGCCTCTGCGCGCGCGCATCAGACAGACCCTCGACCCGCTGCCCCTGTGGTATCCGCCCTTCGAGGACACGCTCAGCGACCCCGCCGAGTACCCGCTGCACGCGCTCACCCAGCGCCCGGCGGCGATGTACCACTCGTGGGGCTCGCAGAACGCGTGGCTGAGGCAGATCCACGGCATGAACCCGCTGTTTGTGCCGCGCAAGCTGTGGGAGGAACACGGGTTTGCCGAGGGCGACTGGGCATGGCTTACCTCACCGCATGGGCGCATCAAGCTGCCCGTGGCGCGGATGGATGCGCTCAACCCGCACACCGTCTGGACCTGGAACGCCATCGGCAAGCGGCGCGGCGCCTGGGCGCTGGACCCCAAGGCACCCGAGGCAGAAAAGGGCTTCCTGCTCAACCACCTGATCAGCGAGCTGCTGCCTGAAAAAGGCGACGGCCAACGCTGGAGCAACTCGGACCCGGTCACCGGTCAGGCGGCATGGTTCGACCTGCGCGTGCGGATCGAAAAAGCCCCGGCGCACGGCCCCGCGGAACCCGCCCTGCCGCCGCAGGCCTCGCCCGTGGGGCGCGGCCCCGCCACTGTCAGCCGTCAGACCGGAGCCAAAGCATGA
- a CDS encoding 4Fe-4S dicluster domain-containing protein has product MTALPPPSAVKLGLVIDLDTCVGCHACVVSCKGWNTENYGAPLSDTDAYGADPSGTFLNRVHSYEVTPDLGAPVTVHFPKSCLHCEDAPCVPVCPTGASYKRAEDGIVLVNEDACIGCGLCAWACPYGARELDAMAGVMKKCTLCVDRIYNDNLPEEDREPACVRTCPAGARHFGDLGDPDSDVSQLVLARGGMDLMPELGTRPVNKYLPPRPRDTLQEPPATLAALCEPTPVALTGFLGWVDRTLSRF; this is encoded by the coding sequence ATGACAGCCCTGCCCCCACCCTCAGCCGTCAAGCTGGGTCTGGTCATCGACCTCGACACCTGCGTGGGCTGCCATGCCTGCGTGGTGTCGTGCAAAGGCTGGAACACCGAGAATTACGGCGCGCCATTGTCGGATACCGACGCGTATGGCGCGGACCCCTCGGGCACCTTCCTGAACCGCGTGCATTCTTATGAAGTGACGCCGGATCTGGGCGCGCCGGTCACCGTGCATTTCCCCAAATCCTGCCTGCATTGCGAGGATGCGCCCTGCGTGCCCGTCTGCCCCACCGGTGCCAGCTACAAACGCGCCGAGGATGGCATCGTGCTGGTGAACGAAGACGCCTGCATCGGCTGTGGTCTCTGCGCCTGGGCCTGCCCCTACGGCGCGCGCGAACTGGATGCGATGGCCGGGGTGATGAAAAAATGCACGCTTTGCGTCGACCGGATCTATAATGACAACCTGCCCGAGGAAGACCGTGAACCCGCCTGCGTGCGGACCTGCCCCGCCGGCGCGCGCCACTTTGGCGATCTGGGCGATCCGGACAGCGATGTGTCGCAACTGGTGCTGGCGCGCGGCGGCATGGACCTGATGCCGGAACTGGGCACGCGCCCGGTCAATAAATACCTGCCGCCCCGGCCCCGCGACACGTTGCAGGAACCGCCCGCCACTCTGGCCGCGCTCTGCGAGCCGACACCTGTCGCCCTGACCGGCTTTCTGGGTTGGGTCGACCGCACCTTGTCGAGGTTCTGA
- a CDS encoding dimethyl sulfoxide reductase anchor subunit family protein: protein MHPAPSIIAFTTLSGLGLGLLAFLGFGAVVPRGLVAFLWFGLGYGLTLAGLAASALHLGHPERALRAFTQWQTSWLSREAVLSAAALLVMAPYAAGLVFWGHALPVVGSVAAVLCLLTVLATAMIYAQLRTVPRWNHWTTPLVFLTAALTGGALLSVQVLVAQLLLPWLAVALALHWMLGDRQFARRGSTLGTATGLGALGSPRLLEPPHTGSNYLLREMVYVVARRHALKLRGIALVLACILPALLLWTLPGWPALIAALLCHGAGMLTARWLFFAEAEHTVGLYYGQR, encoded by the coding sequence ATGCATCCCGCCCCCTCGATCATCGCCTTTACCACGCTGTCCGGCCTCGGCCTTGGGCTGCTGGCGTTCCTCGGCTTCGGCGCTGTCGTGCCGCGCGGGCTGGTGGCCTTTCTCTGGTTCGGTCTGGGGTACGGGCTGACCTTGGCCGGGCTCGCCGCCTCGGCCCTTCACCTCGGCCACCCCGAACGCGCGCTCAGGGCCTTCACCCAGTGGCAGACCAGCTGGCTGTCGCGCGAGGCGGTGCTTTCGGCGGCCGCCTTGCTGGTCATGGCACCCTATGCGGCGGGGCTGGTGTTCTGGGGCCACGCGCTGCCGGTCGTCGGCAGCGTGGCGGCGGTGCTGTGCCTGCTGACGGTGCTGGCCACCGCGATGATCTACGCCCAGCTGCGCACCGTGCCGCGCTGGAACCACTGGACGACGCCGCTGGTCTTCCTGACTGCGGCGCTGACCGGCGGCGCGCTGCTCAGCGTGCAGGTGCTGGTGGCGCAACTGCTGCTCCCGTGGCTGGCGGTGGCACTGGCGCTGCACTGGATGCTCGGCGACCGCCAGTTTGCCCGGCGCGGATCGACCCTGGGCACGGCAACCGGACTGGGCGCGCTCGGCAGCCCCCGCCTGCTGGAGCCGCCGCATACCGGCAGCAACTATCTGCTCAGGGAAATGGTCTATGTCGTGGCCCGTCGCCACGCGCTGAAACTGCGGGGGATCGCGCTGGTGCTGGCCTGCATTCTGCCCGCGCTGCTGCTCTGGACGCTGCCGGGCTGGCCCGCCCTGATCGCGGCGCTGCTCTGCCATGGCGCCGGCATGCTCACCGCCCGCTGGCTGTTCTTCGCCGAAGCCGAGCATACCGTTGGGCTCTACTACGGCCAGCGTTGA
- a CDS encoding enoyl-CoA hydratase-related protein has product MIYKTLSVSDEGGIGIITMNRPTLMNALNAQMRAEITHAVRDLGARMRVLVLTGEGRAFCSGQDLGDGASVDDLDLGRILREEYEPMLRAIQDCPVPVISAVNGAAAGAGANLALAADVVIATQSAVFLQAFTRIGLIPDAGGTYWLPRLVGFARAMGQALFAEPVSADKAAEMGLIWASIPDDQFADEWKKRATQLAKGPTLAYGAVKRALRESLVNDLDAQLDTEARLQGEMGATRDFREGVMAFLEKRPAKFEGR; this is encoded by the coding sequence ATGATCTACAAAACCCTGAGTGTCAGCGACGAGGGCGGTATCGGCATCATCACGATGAACCGCCCGACGTTGATGAACGCCCTCAACGCGCAGATGCGCGCCGAAATTACCCATGCGGTGCGCGATCTGGGCGCGCGGATGCGGGTGCTGGTGCTGACCGGCGAAGGGCGGGCTTTCTGCTCGGGGCAGGATCTGGGGGACGGGGCTTCGGTCGATGATCTCGATCTGGGGCGTATCCTGCGCGAGGAATACGAGCCGATGCTGCGCGCCATTCAGGACTGCCCGGTGCCGGTGATCTCGGCGGTCAATGGTGCAGCGGCAGGAGCGGGGGCCAATCTGGCGCTGGCCGCGGATGTGGTGATCGCAACGCAATCGGCGGTGTTCCTGCAGGCGTTTACGCGGATCGGCCTTATCCCTGACGCGGGCGGCACCTATTGGCTGCCCCGGCTGGTGGGCTTTGCGCGGGCGATGGGGCAGGCGCTGTTCGCCGAGCCGGTGAGCGCGGACAAGGCAGCCGAGATGGGGCTGATCTGGGCGTCGATCCCCGATGATCAGTTCGCCGACGAATGGAAGAAGCGCGCGACCCAGCTCGCCAAAGGGCCGACGCTGGCTTACGGCGCGGTGAAACGCGCGCTGCGCGAAAGCCTGGTGAATGATCTGGACGCCCAGCTCGATACCGAGGCGCGGCTGCAGGGCGAAATGGGCGCGACGCGGGACTTCCGCGAAGGCGTCATGGCGTTTCTGGAAAAGCGCCCGGCCAAGTTCGAGGGGCGTTGA
- a CDS encoding heme lyase CcmF/NrfE family subunit translates to MIVELGHFALLLAFGLSLLQTVVPLVGAQRGWADWMAAASPIASTQFVLIALSFGALTYAFVTSDFSVVLVVDNSHTLKPLIYKISGVWGNHEGSLLLWVLILALFGACAAWFGGNLPATLQARVLAVQGSIGAAFMAFMIFTSNPFLRTPFPPFDGHDLNPLLQDPGLAFHPPFLYLGYVGLSMAFSFAVAALIEGKVDAAWGRWVRPWTLAAWICLTIGIALGSWWAYYELGWGGFWFWDPVENASFMPWLFATALLHSAIVVEKRETLKAWTVLLAILGFGFSLMGTFIVRSGLITSVHAFASDPERGIVILLIFAVFVGGSLTLFAIRSSALEAKGVFGLVSRESALVLNNVLLAVASFVVFVGTMWPLISEMAFDRVLSVGAPFFDAAFTPFMVALAIALPIGAVLPWKRGKLARAARSMVGPAVLAIALGALAFTLQTGRSVLAPIGLTLGVWLVTGSLVDLWMRSGRQGFGDRVRRMLRLPRADWGKAISHSGLGITFFAVSAVLGWSSEDIRVAHVGESFEHGGYTITLTGVERVAGPNYISTTGHVEVRDGDRLVTLLDPEKRVYPAAGMPTTEAAIDVSLTRDLYIALGDPQENGGWALRTYVKPFAFWLWAGAIIMGLGGLVSLSDRRFRIAAGARKAPLAATPAE, encoded by the coding sequence ATGATCGTAGAACTCGGACACTTCGCCCTCCTCCTGGCCTTTGGCCTGTCACTGTTGCAAACCGTGGTGCCGCTGGTCGGCGCGCAGCGGGGCTGGGCCGATTGGATGGCGGCTGCCAGTCCCATCGCCAGCACGCAATTCGTGCTGATCGCGCTCAGTTTCGGGGCGCTGACCTATGCCTTTGTCACCTCGGATTTCTCCGTTGTGCTGGTGGTCGACAATTCGCACACGCTCAAACCCCTGATCTACAAGATCTCGGGCGTTTGGGGCAATCACGAGGGCTCGTTGCTGCTCTGGGTGCTGATTCTGGCGCTGTTTGGCGCCTGTGCGGCGTGGTTCGGCGGCAATCTTCCCGCGACCCTGCAAGCGCGGGTGCTGGCGGTTCAGGGCTCGATCGGCGCGGCCTTCATGGCCTTCATGATCTTCACCTCGAACCCGTTCCTGCGCACGCCGTTCCCGCCCTTTGACGGCCACGATCTGAACCCGCTGCTGCAGGACCCCGGCCTCGCCTTTCACCCGCCGTTCCTCTACCTCGGCTATGTCGGCCTGAGCATGGCGTTCTCCTTCGCCGTTGCCGCGCTGATCGAGGGCAAGGTTGACGCCGCCTGGGGCCGCTGGGTGCGGCCATGGACGCTGGCCGCATGGATCTGCCTGACCATCGGCATCGCGCTGGGATCGTGGTGGGCGTATTACGAACTTGGCTGGGGCGGTTTCTGGTTCTGGGACCCGGTCGAGAACGCCAGCTTCATGCCGTGGCTTTTCGCCACCGCGCTGCTGCATTCGGCCATCGTGGTTGAAAAGCGTGAAACGCTCAAGGCCTGGACGGTATTGCTGGCGATCCTCGGCTTTGGCTTCTCGCTGATGGGCACGTTCATCGTCCGCTCGGGCCTGATCACCTCGGTCCACGCTTTCGCCAGCGACCCCGAGCGCGGCATTGTCATCCTGCTGATCTTCGCCGTCTTCGTCGGCGGCTCGCTGACGCTCTTTGCGATCCGCAGCTCGGCGCTTGAGGCCAAGGGCGTCTTCGGGCTGGTCAGCCGCGAATCCGCGCTGGTGCTCAACAATGTGCTGCTGGCGGTGGCGTCTTTCGTCGTCTTCGTCGGCACCATGTGGCCGCTGATCTCGGAGATGGCCTTTGACCGCGTGCTCTCGGTCGGCGCGCCGTTCTTCGATGCCGCCTTCACGCCCTTCATGGTGGCGCTGGCCATAGCACTGCCCATCGGGGCGGTCCTGCCGTGGAAACGCGGCAAGCTGGCCCGGGCGGCGCGCAGCATGGTCGGCCCTGCGGTCCTGGCTATTGCGCTGGGTGCGCTCGCCTTCACCCTGCAGACCGGGCGCAGCGTTCTGGCACCCATCGGCCTGACGCTGGGTGTCTGGCTGGTCACCGGCTCGCTGGTCGATCTGTGGATGCGCAGCGGGCGACAGGGTTTTGGCGACCGGGTGCGCCGCATGCTGCGCCTGCCGCGCGCCGATTGGGGCAAGGCGATTTCGCATTCCGGGCTGGGGATCACCTTCTTCGCGGTGTCTGCAGTGCTGGGCTGGTCGAGCGAGGATATCCGCGTGGCCCATGTCGGCGAGAGCTTCGAGCATGGCGGCTACACCATCACGCTGACCGGCGTCGAACGGGTGGCAGGCCCGAACTACATCTCGACCACCGGCCATGTCGAAGTCCGCGACGGCGACCGGCTGGTGACACTGCTGGACCCCGAAAAGCGCGTCTATCCGGCAGCGGGCATGCCCACGACCGAGGCGGCGATCGACGTGTCGCTGACCCGTGATCTGTATATCGCGCTGGGGGATCCGCAGGAAAACGGCGGCTGGGCACTGCGGACGTATGTGAAGCCGTTCGCGTTCTGGCTCTGGGCCGGGGCGATCATCATGGGGCTGGGCGGGCTGGTGTCGCTGTCAGACCGCCGGTTCCGCATCGCGGCAGGGGCGCGCAAGGCGCCGCTGGCCGCGACACCGGCGGAGTGA
- a CDS encoding aminotransferase class IV — MTDTTTTAAQGYIPDPRNEAVLVWVNGNLVPKAQAMVSVFDAGFGFGDGVWEGLRLVRGRILQREAHLDRLFEGARAIALEIPQGREGINAAIDGVLAANGMSDGAHLRLMVTRGIKATANQDPRFILSGPTVVITAEYKTPRPESKAKGLTLFTSTFRTSQPDVFDLHLNSHSRLNLIQALIQAINAGADEALMLDPRGFVASCNSTNFFIVRKGALWTSTGSYSFKGITQQAVIDAARAAGITVREGDYTLAQVYAAEEAFVTGTLGGVTPVTRIDGRVIGTGVPGAMTDRIRALYEAAVYPA; from the coding sequence ATGACCGATACAACCACCACTGCCGCCCAAGGGTATATCCCCGATCCCCGCAATGAAGCCGTGCTCGTCTGGGTCAACGGTAACCTTGTGCCCAAGGCGCAGGCCATGGTCAGCGTGTTCGACGCGGGCTTCGGCTTTGGCGATGGGGTGTGGGAGGGGCTGCGACTGGTGCGCGGACGCATCCTGCAACGCGAGGCGCATCTCGACCGGCTGTTCGAGGGCGCGCGCGCGATTGCGCTGGAGATCCCGCAGGGGCGGGAAGGCATCAACGCCGCCATCGACGGTGTGCTCGCGGCGAACGGGATGAGTGACGGCGCCCATCTGCGGCTGATGGTGACACGGGGGATCAAGGCGACGGCCAATCAGGACCCGCGCTTTATCCTGAGCGGACCAACGGTGGTGATCACGGCCGAATACAAGACCCCCCGGCCCGAGAGCAAAGCCAAAGGCCTGACGCTCTTTACCTCGACCTTCCGCACCTCGCAGCCCGATGTGTTCGACCTGCATCTCAACTCGCACTCGCGCCTGAACCTGATCCAGGCGTTGATCCAGGCGATCAATGCGGGCGCGGACGAGGCGCTGATGCTCGACCCGCGCGGGTTCGTGGCATCGTGCAACTCGACCAACTTCTTTATTGTGCGCAAGGGCGCGCTGTGGACCTCGACCGGCAGCTACTCGTTCAAGGGCATCACCCAGCAAGCCGTTATCGACGCCGCCCGCGCCGCGGGCATCACCGTGCGCGAAGGCGACTACACGCTGGCGCAGGTCTATGCGGCGGAGGAGGCGTTCGTCACCGGCACGCTGGGCGGCGTCACGCCGGTGACGCGGATCGATGGCCGGGTGATCGGCACGGGCGTGCCGGGCGCCATGACCGACCGCATCCGCGCGCTCTACGAGGCGGCGGTGTACCCGGCCTGA
- the phoB gene encoding phosphate regulon transcriptional regulator PhoB, protein MSRSDTPLVLVVDDEPAQRALLSYNLEAAGFRVATASDGEEALLVVSEEAPDVILLDWMLPRVSGIEVCRQLKAQRGGADAAIIMVSARSDESDRVRGLETGADDYITKPYSVNELLARVRANLRRVRPARAGQVLAVGDLTLDPEAHRVHRSEAELHLGPTEFRLLSALMEKPGRVWTREALLDRVWGRDIYVDTRTVDVHIGRLRKALMAQGGDDPIRTVRGAGYSLD, encoded by the coding sequence ATGAGCCGCAGCGATACCCCGCTGGTGTTGGTCGTCGATGACGAACCCGCACAGCGCGCGCTTCTGTCGTACAACCTCGAAGCCGCAGGGTTCCGCGTTGCCACAGCCTCGGATGGCGAGGAGGCCTTGCTGGTCGTCTCGGAAGAGGCGCCCGATGTGATCCTGCTCGACTGGATGCTGCCCCGTGTCTCGGGGATCGAGGTCTGCCGCCAGCTCAAGGCGCAGCGCGGCGGCGCGGATGCGGCGATCATCATGGTCTCGGCCCGTTCGGATGAAAGCGACCGGGTGCGGGGGCTGGAGACGGGCGCGGATGACTATATCACCAAGCCCTATTCGGTGAACGAGCTGCTGGCCCGCGTGCGCGCCAACCTGCGCCGTGTGCGTCCCGCCCGGGCGGGGCAGGTGCTGGCGGTCGGCGATCTGACGCTGGACCCCGAGGCGCACCGCGTCCACCGCTCGGAAGCCGAGCTGCATCTGGGCCCGACCGAGTTCCGCCTGCTGTCGGCGCTGATGGAAAAGCCGGGGCGTGTGTGGACGCGTGAGGCGCTGCTCGACCGGGTCTGGGGGCGTGACATCTATGTCGACACCCGCACGGTGGACGTGCATATCGGGCGTCTGCGCAAGGCGCTGATGGCGCAGGGCGGCGACGATCCGATCCGCACGGTGCGCGGCGCGGGCTATTCGCTGGATTGA
- the phoU gene encoding phosphate signaling complex protein PhoU: protein MTRLHIDSAFDDDLERIRDLMLAMGGRVEEAITLSARALDERDEDLAQQVVAGDRAIDKLEEEIDSQVVRLLALRQPQAGDLRAVIAVMKMAADIERLGDYAKNMAKRVPVLSADPRIEGAGSAIRRQARQVGQMLKDMLDAFARLDVALAEDVIHRDVEVDHMTNALFREFITHMMEDPRNISACLHYTFIAKNVERMGDLVTGAAEQVIFLATGERPGDRPKGDSTATIHVQPD, encoded by the coding sequence ATGACCCGCCTTCATATCGACTCAGCCTTTGATGATGACCTCGAACGCATCCGCGACCTGATGCTCGCCATGGGCGGACGGGTCGAGGAAGCGATTACGCTCTCGGCCCGTGCTCTGGATGAGCGCGACGAGGATCTGGCCCAGCAAGTGGTCGCCGGCGACCGCGCCATCGACAAGCTGGAAGAAGAAATCGACAGCCAGGTTGTGCGCCTGCTGGCGCTGCGTCAGCCGCAGGCGGGCGATCTGCGCGCGGTGATCGCGGTGATGAAGATGGCCGCCGATATCGAGCGGCTGGGCGATTATGCCAAGAACATGGCCAAGCGTGTGCCGGTGCTGTCGGCGGATCCCCGCATTGAGGGTGCTGGCTCGGCGATCCGTCGTCAGGCGCGTCAGGTCGGGCAGATGCTAAAGGACATGCTCGACGCCTTTGCCCGTCTCGACGTGGCGCTGGCCGAGGATGTGATCCACCGCGACGTGGAAGTCGATCACATGACCAACGCGCTGTTTCGCGAATTCATCACCCACATGATGGAAGACCCGCGCAACATCTCGGCCTGCCTGCATTATACTTTCATTGCCAAGAACGTGGAACGCATGGGCGATCTGGTGACCGGGGCCGCCGAACAGGTGATCTTCCTGGCGACCGGTGAGCGTCCGGGCGACCGTCCCAAGGGCGATTCGACCGCCACCATTCACGTTCAACCCGACTAA